A window of the Chaetodon trifascialis isolate fChaTrf1 chromosome 9, fChaTrf1.hap1, whole genome shotgun sequence genome harbors these coding sequences:
- the LOC139336512 gene encoding uncharacterized protein — translation MGLEVLLYWPNIIGYIRIGLVFAAWAVYETPAVFVSLYSVFIALDGVDGWLARRLGQSSRFGAWLDVVVDNMGRGMLWSLLFEWGWLVSALEWCVFVCNHNARGEHWKNSFASSPRFIRAIMANGFRTPLGTWVVSGLHCLPLWLYGCQWGLLAHWLYVPPWIQALGTVLLTAGRLLALSAEIWCIWTHIEDLTVHEDPEGKEN, via the exons ATGGGACTTGAAGTTCTACTCTACTGGCCTAATATTATTG gaTACATTCGGATTGGCCTTGTGTTTGCTGCCTGGGCTGTCTATGAGACACCGGCCGTCTTTGTCTCGCTTTACTCGGTCTTCATAGCCCTTGATG gagTGGACGGCTGGCTGGCGAGGAGGCTGGGCCAGAGTTCCAGGTTTGGGGCCTGGCTGGACGTAGTGGTGGACAATATGGGCAGAGGCATGCTGTGGAGCCTGCTGTTTGAG TGGGGCTGGCTAGTGTCTGCATTGgagtggtgtgtttttgtgtgtaacCACAACGCCAGAGGTGAACATTGGAAGAACAGCTTCGCCAGCAGCCCTCGATTCATACGAGCCATCATGGCAAACG gattTCGGACACCACTTGGCACATGGGTGGTGAGCGGGCTGCACTGCCTCCCATTATGGCTGTATGGGTGTCAGTGGGGTTTACTGGCCCACTGGCTGTACGTCCCTCCATGGATCCAGGCTCTGGggactgtgctgctgactgcaggCCGCCTGCTGGCTCTGTCAGCTGAG ataTGGTGTATATGGACACACATTGAAGACCTCACCGTTCACGAGGACCCGGAAGGGAAAGAGAACTGA